In Thermomonas carbonis, a single genomic region encodes these proteins:
- a CDS encoding efflux transporter outer membrane subunit: protein MSRLPLLVTALATALLATACASTGDIAPRGVMRDAGSLRSAASLAGTRVSDAAWPSDHWWAAFGDPQLDALVDEALANAPSIEAADARTRNAIAQAGLADAARKPTLGAGAQVLGAQVPPALVGDEIGGDFKVVNALTLSFAWNPDLWGMSRSKWQAAVGSARAAEVDAQSARVALAANVARSYVSLARAFDALDAANAEARRADALIALNQQRINAGLDNTIALNQNRSAAATARQQAQAAQHDIDALRNALAALLGAGPDRGIEIARPALKTPGLALPSVLPSELLARRADIVAARWRVEAAQHGIDASKAAFYPSINLSALAGLAAGNLGDLFGSDALLLNGGPALSLPIFEGGRLEQQLRSSDADRDLAVATYDETLIGAIRDVANAVQAARAMDAQITSTTIARDAAAKAHALVSQRQRAGLATQLDVLAAQAPLLKLDQQLAALIATRRIASIDLDQALGGGIAIDAPIAAASH, encoded by the coding sequence ATGTCCCGTCTCCCGCTCCTGGTCACCGCGCTGGCCACCGCCCTCCTCGCCACCGCCTGCGCCAGCACCGGCGATATCGCGCCACGCGGCGTGATGCGCGATGCCGGCAGCCTGCGATCCGCCGCCTCGCTGGCCGGCACCCGCGTCTCCGACGCCGCCTGGCCGAGCGACCACTGGTGGGCCGCATTCGGTGACCCGCAACTGGATGCATTGGTCGACGAAGCCCTGGCCAACGCGCCGTCGATCGAAGCCGCGGATGCACGCACGCGCAACGCCATTGCCCAGGCGGGCCTGGCCGATGCGGCGCGCAAGCCGACGCTGGGTGCAGGCGCGCAGGTATTGGGCGCACAGGTGCCTCCCGCGTTGGTCGGCGACGAGATCGGCGGCGACTTCAAGGTCGTCAATGCGTTGACCCTCAGCTTTGCCTGGAACCCCGATCTCTGGGGCATGTCGCGCAGCAAATGGCAGGCCGCGGTGGGTAGCGCACGCGCCGCCGAGGTGGACGCGCAATCTGCACGCGTGGCACTGGCCGCGAATGTGGCGCGCAGCTACGTCAGCCTGGCCCGCGCGTTCGACGCACTCGACGCGGCGAATGCCGAAGCCAGACGCGCCGACGCACTCATCGCGCTCAACCAGCAGCGGATCAATGCCGGGCTGGACAACACCATCGCGCTGAATCAGAACCGCAGCGCAGCCGCCACCGCGCGCCAGCAGGCGCAGGCCGCGCAGCACGACATCGATGCCCTGCGCAACGCGTTGGCGGCATTGCTAGGCGCGGGACCGGATCGCGGCATCGAGATCGCCCGGCCGGCACTGAAGACACCCGGCCTCGCATTGCCGTCCGTACTTCCTAGCGAACTGCTTGCACGCCGTGCCGACATCGTCGCAGCGCGCTGGCGGGTGGAAGCGGCGCAGCACGGCATCGACGCCAGCAAGGCCGCGTTCTATCCCTCGATCAACCTGAGCGCGCTGGCTGGCCTGGCCGCCGGCAATCTCGGCGACCTGTTCGGCAGCGATGCGTTGCTGCTCAACGGCGGTCCCGCATTGAGCCTGCCGATCTTCGAAGGCGGACGACTGGAACAGCAGTTGCGTTCCAGCGATGCCGACCGCGACCTCGCCGTTGCCACCTATGACGAGACGTTGATCGGCGCGATCCGCGACGTCGCCAATGCGGTGCAAGCCGCCCGTGCGATGGACGCACAGATCACCAGCACCACCATCGCGCGTGATGCCGCCGCCAAGGCGCATGCGCTCGTGTCGCAACGGCAGCGCGCCGGCCTGGCCACCCAGCTCGATGTGCTGGCCGCGCAGGCACCGCTGCTGAAACTCGACCAGCAACTCGCTGCGCTGATCGCCACGCGCCGCATCGCCAGCATCGACCTCGACCAGGCGCTCGGTGGCGGCATCGCCATCGACGCACCCATCGCTGCCGCCTCCCACTGA
- a CDS encoding DHA2 family efflux MFS transporter permease subunit: protein MSTIAQDASAGPPAAASPAAFRPPNMALTTLGLALASFMQVLDTTIANVSLPTISGSLGGSANQATWVITSFAVSTAIALPLTGWLARRFGELKLFVWSTMAFVIASFLCGIANSMGMLVVARALQGFVAGPMYPITQALLLSIYPPAKRGQAIALLAMVTVVAPIAGPILGGWITDNYSWEGIFFVNVPIGIFASLVVGRQLKGRPERLEKPKMDYIGLATLVLGVGALQILLDLGNDEDWFASQTIVVLAIVAAISLAVFVIWELTDKDPIVNLRLFRHRNFAAGTLAMVVAYSAFFSVGILVPLWLQRNLGYTAIWAGFATAPIGILPVLLTPFVGKYANRFDLRVLASVAFVAMSLTSFARSHFNLDVNFEHVAWIQLFQGIGVALFFMPVLQILLSDLEPHEIAAGSGLATFVRTLGGSFAASLTTYAWSERGAVHHAHLTEKISTQDPATMQSVMQLGGGDLQRGAAMLERTISNQAAQIAFNEIFHLLGIIFLCVIAFVWFAKPPFAAKLGGAPPGGGH from the coding sequence ATGTCGACCATCGCGCAAGACGCATCTGCCGGGCCGCCCGCTGCTGCCAGCCCGGCCGCCTTCCGCCCACCGAACATGGCATTGACCACGCTCGGCCTGGCCTTGGCGTCGTTCATGCAGGTGCTGGACACCACCATCGCCAACGTCTCGCTGCCGACCATCTCCGGCAGCCTCGGCGGCAGCGCCAACCAGGCGACGTGGGTGATCACCTCGTTCGCGGTCAGCACCGCGATCGCGTTGCCGCTGACCGGCTGGCTAGCGCGCCGGTTCGGCGAGCTCAAGCTGTTCGTGTGGTCGACGATGGCCTTCGTGATCGCCTCGTTCCTGTGCGGCATCGCCAACAGCATGGGCATGCTGGTGGTCGCGCGCGCACTGCAGGGCTTCGTCGCCGGGCCGATGTATCCGATCACCCAAGCGCTGCTGCTGTCGATCTACCCGCCGGCGAAACGCGGCCAGGCGATCGCGTTGCTGGCCATGGTCACCGTGGTCGCGCCGATCGCCGGCCCGATCCTGGGCGGCTGGATCACCGACAACTACAGCTGGGAAGGGATCTTCTTCGTCAACGTGCCGATCGGCATCTTCGCCAGCCTGGTCGTGGGCCGCCAGCTGAAGGGCCGTCCGGAACGGCTGGAAAAGCCGAAGATGGATTACATCGGCCTGGCCACGCTGGTGCTGGGCGTCGGCGCCCTGCAGATCCTGCTCGACCTCGGCAACGACGAGGACTGGTTCGCCTCGCAGACCATCGTGGTGCTGGCGATCGTCGCGGCGATCTCGCTGGCGGTGTTCGTGATCTGGGAACTCACCGACAAGGATCCGATCGTCAACCTGCGCCTGTTCCGGCACCGCAACTTCGCCGCCGGCACGCTGGCGATGGTGGTGGCGTATTCGGCGTTCTTCAGCGTCGGCATCCTGGTGCCGCTGTGGCTGCAGCGCAACCTCGGCTATACCGCGATCTGGGCCGGTTTCGCGACCGCGCCGATCGGCATCCTGCCGGTGCTGCTGACGCCGTTCGTTGGCAAGTACGCCAACCGTTTCGACCTGCGCGTGCTTGCCAGTGTCGCCTTCGTGGCGATGTCGCTGACCAGCTTCGCGCGCTCGCACTTCAACCTCGACGTCAATTTCGAGCACGTGGCGTGGATCCAGCTGTTCCAGGGCATCGGCGTGGCGCTGTTCTTCATGCCGGTGCTGCAGATCCTGCTGTCCGACCTGGAGCCGCACGAGATCGCGGCGGGCTCTGGTCTGGCCACCTTCGTGCGCACCCTGGGCGGCAGCTTCGCGGCGTCGTTGACCACGTATGCCTGGTCCGAACGCGGCGCGGTGCACCACGCCCACCTGACCGAGAAGATTTCGACGCAGGACCCGGCGACGATGCAGTCCGTCATGCAACTCGGCGGCGGCGACCTCCAGCGCGGCGCGGCGATGCTGGAGCGGACGATCTCCAACCAGGCCGCGCAGATCGCCTTCAACGAGATCTTCCACCTGCTCGGCATCATCTTCCTGTGCGTGATCGCCTTCGTGTGGTTCGCCAAGCCACCGTTCGCGGCGAAGCTTGGAGGCGCGCCGCCGGGCGGCGGTCACTGA
- the trmD gene encoding tRNA (guanosine(37)-N1)-methyltransferase TrmD — protein MRFDIVSLFPEFVAQLAAHGVVGRAGDRGLLSIHGWNPRDHAEGNYRRVDDRPCGGGPGMVMLIDPLRAAINAAREADAAPAKVLYLSPQGRRLDQAKVRELAAAPRLILLCGRYEGVDERLVQHEVDEELSIGDYVLSGGELAAAVLIDAVARLQDGALNDAESAVQDSFGGDGLLDCPHYTRPVEHELGAVPEVLLSGNHAGIARWRRQQSLGRTWLRRPDLLDEASLSKQDRILLGEFRERWLLAVGEPPAGDA, from the coding sequence ATGCGCTTCGACATCGTCAGCCTGTTCCCCGAATTCGTCGCCCAGCTCGCCGCGCACGGCGTGGTCGGGCGTGCCGGCGATCGAGGCCTGCTGTCGATCCACGGCTGGAACCCGCGCGACCATGCCGAGGGCAACTATCGCCGGGTCGATGACCGGCCCTGCGGTGGCGGGCCGGGCATGGTCATGCTGATCGATCCGCTGCGAGCGGCGATCAATGCGGCGCGCGAGGCGGATGCGGCACCCGCGAAAGTGCTCTACCTGAGCCCGCAAGGTCGCCGACTCGACCAGGCCAAGGTTCGCGAACTGGCTGCCGCGCCGCGGCTGATCCTGCTTTGCGGTCGTTATGAAGGCGTGGACGAGCGCCTTGTGCAGCATGAGGTCGACGAGGAGCTCTCGATCGGCGACTACGTGCTGTCCGGCGGCGAACTGGCAGCGGCGGTATTGATCGATGCCGTGGCCCGGCTGCAGGACGGTGCGCTGAACGATGCGGAATCGGCGGTGCAGGACAGTTTCGGGGGCGACGGCCTGCTCGATTGCCCGCATTACACCCGCCCGGTCGAGCATGAGTTGGGGGCCGTCCCGGAGGTGCTGCTGTCCGGCAATCATGCCGGGATCGCACGCTGGCGCCGACAGCAATCGCTGGGCCGGACCTGGCTGCGGCGACCGGACCTGCTGGATGAGGCGAGCCTGTCGAAACAGGACCGGATCCTGCTCGGAGAATTCCGCGAACGCTGGTTGCTGGCGGTCGGCGAGCCCCCGGCCGGCGACGCCTAA
- a CDS encoding MarR family winged helix-turn-helix transcriptional regulator translates to MTTLHPPDHPVAPKIAACSGSTLGLLFRQARDAMWARMEAELARSGHELNFSQFITIKTLANSKTSVTDLARAAYLHPGAMTRLLDKLEARGILERVADPNDRRALHIHLTDAGQAIWRDIDQCGKRVREAALQGMDSGEREQLLALLERVRDNLQSTTD, encoded by the coding sequence ATGACGACTCTCCATCCCCCCGACCACCCGGTCGCGCCCAAGATCGCCGCCTGCAGCGGCTCCACGCTGGGCCTGCTGTTCCGGCAAGCGCGCGACGCGATGTGGGCGCGGATGGAGGCCGAACTCGCCCGTTCGGGCCATGAACTGAATTTCAGCCAGTTCATCACCATCAAGACGCTTGCCAACAGCAAGACCAGCGTCACCGACCTGGCCCGTGCGGCGTACCTGCACCCGGGCGCGATGACCCGGCTGCTGGACAAGCTGGAGGCACGCGGGATCCTGGAGCGCGTGGCCGATCCCAACGACCGCCGCGCCCTGCACATCCACCTGACCGACGCCGGTCAGGCGATCTGGCGCGACATCGACCAGTGCGGCAAGCGCGTGCGCGAGGCCGCCTTGCAGGGCATGGACAGCGGCGAGCGCGAGCAGTTGCTCGCCCTGCTGGAACGCGTGCGCGACAACCTTCAATCGACTACGGACTGA
- the rpsP gene encoding 30S ribosomal protein S16 — MVKIRLTRGGAKKRPFYHVIVTDSRSARDGRNIERVGFYNPVAQGAEKRVELNLERIRHWVDNGAQLTDKVADLYKQAAKAA; from the coding sequence ATGGTCAAGATTCGCCTTACCCGTGGCGGCGCCAAGAAGCGTCCCTTCTACCACGTCATCGTCACCGACAGCCGCAGCGCCCGTGACGGCCGCAACATCGAGCGCGTGGGCTTCTACAACCCGGTTGCCCAGGGTGCCGAGAAGCGCGTCGAGCTGAACCTCGAGCGCATCAGGCACTGGGTCGACAACGGCGCGCAGCTGACCGACAAGGTCGCTGATCTCTACAAGCAGGCCGCCAAGGCTGCCTGA
- the rimM gene encoding ribosome maturation factor RimM (Essential for efficient processing of 16S rRNA): protein MNAPDTGQRMITVGRLHGAFGVRGEVKLESFTDPLHAIARYQPWILRDARGQQRSCEGVKVREGVKGLIASMTGVEDRDAADALRGVDVLVPRSALPPPADGEYYWVDLEGLRVVNAEGVDFGTVSHLFSTGANDVLVAKGDRERMIPFVQPDFIRSVDFEAGLVTVDWDADF, encoded by the coding sequence ATGAACGCACCGGACACCGGCCAGCGGATGATCACCGTCGGTCGGTTGCACGGTGCGTTTGGCGTGCGTGGCGAAGTGAAGCTGGAAAGCTTCACCGATCCCTTGCACGCCATTGCCCGCTACCAGCCGTGGATCCTGCGCGACGCGCGCGGGCAGCAGCGATCCTGCGAAGGCGTGAAGGTGCGCGAAGGCGTCAAGGGCCTGATCGCCAGCATGACCGGCGTCGAGGATCGCGATGCTGCCGATGCCCTGCGTGGCGTCGACGTGCTGGTGCCGCGTTCCGCATTGCCGCCACCGGCCGACGGCGAGTATTACTGGGTCGACCTTGAGGGCCTGCGCGTGGTCAACGCCGAGGGCGTGGACTTCGGGACCGTCTCGCACCTGTTCTCGACGGGCGCCAATGACGTGCTGGTGGCGAAGGGCGACCGCGAGCGGATGATCCCGTTCGTGCAGCCGGACTTCATCCGCAGCGTCGATTTCGAGGCTGGCCTGGTCACCGTGGACTGGGACGCGGATTTCTGA
- a CDS encoding peptidoglycan-binding protein — translation MRILRNGSRGHDVEYMQRLLVRADVRDRVDSPFYGSDGIFGPQTEQAVRALQRRRPGLTVDGVVGPRTWTALGLRDHREHPIRRYGQPTGMTCWSAAATMILGTNMSVGSGTAATGDSGGLSPSIDNVTAFGQGLGWSMPNHTPTVSALVAMLMRTPLWLGVRHSSGRHAVVLSGVYSDGDASGAGTMVRIHDPWPVGQGAVYTSFLNPIVLRDGSLRYAASLELLLVPY, via the coding sequence ATGCGCATCCTGCGCAATGGAAGCAGAGGGCATGACGTCGAGTACATGCAGCGCTTGCTGGTGCGTGCGGACGTGCGCGACCGTGTCGACAGTCCGTTCTACGGCAGCGATGGCATCTTCGGGCCGCAGACCGAACAGGCGGTCAGGGCGCTGCAACGCAGGCGTCCCGGCCTGACGGTGGATGGCGTGGTCGGCCCGCGTACCTGGACCGCGCTGGGCCTGCGCGATCATCGCGAACACCCGATCCGCCGCTACGGGCAGCCGACCGGCATGACCTGCTGGTCGGCCGCGGCCACCATGATCCTGGGCACCAACATGAGCGTGGGCTCGGGCACAGCAGCCACCGGTGACAGCGGGGGCCTGAGTCCGAGTATCGACAATGTCACCGCGTTCGGGCAGGGACTGGGCTGGAGCATGCCCAACCACACGCCGACTGTTTCCGCGCTGGTGGCGATGTTGATGCGCACGCCGTTGTGGCTCGGCGTGCGGCATTCCAGCGGACGCCACGCCGTGGTGCTGAGCGGGGTCTACAGCGATGGCGACGCATCGGGCGCAGGCACCATGGTGCGCATCCATGATCCGTGGCCGGTCGGACAGGGGGCTGTGTACACCAGCTTCCTGAACCCGATCGTGCTCAGGGATGGTTCGCTGCGCTACGCGGCCTCGCTCGAATTGCTGCTGGTTCCGTATTGA
- a CDS encoding efflux RND transporter periplasmic adaptor subunit translates to MTTETIPNTSAGSTAPLPSSPPPTPASNGKRKRALLILLAIVLIAAGAWLAWYLTVARWHQSTDDAYVQGNIVSITPQTPGTVVSINAEDGMRVEAGQVLVQLDPNDAEVAYAQAEANLAGVVRQVRGLYSSVDSAQADIAARRVAVAQARADVARRSGLVATGAVSSEELAHARAQLDAAEAALSGSQGQLSRNRALVDATTVGNQPQVKAAAAQLRQAYLNLQRAAIVAPISGFVGKRQVQLGQRVQPGTTLMTVVPLEQVWVEANFKETQLHAMRLGQPVELTADVYGDDVTYTGKVTSLGLGTGSAFSLLPAQNASGNWIKIVQRVPVRIELDPNQVAEHPLRLGMSMSADVAIRDQAGKTLPTASPAKTLLTTQAYAKQLQDADARIETIIDRNLAQGRRS, encoded by the coding sequence ATGACCACCGAAACCATCCCGAACACGTCCGCCGGCAGTACCGCGCCGCTGCCGTCCTCACCACCACCCACGCCGGCCAGCAATGGCAAGCGCAAGCGTGCGCTGCTGATCCTGCTCGCGATCGTGCTGATCGCCGCTGGTGCCTGGCTTGCGTGGTACCTCACGGTTGCACGCTGGCACCAGTCGACCGACGACGCCTACGTGCAGGGCAACATCGTCAGCATCACCCCGCAGACGCCGGGTACGGTGGTGTCGATCAATGCCGAAGACGGGATGCGGGTCGAGGCCGGCCAGGTACTGGTGCAACTGGATCCCAACGACGCCGAAGTCGCCTACGCGCAGGCCGAAGCCAACCTCGCCGGCGTCGTGCGCCAGGTACGCGGGCTGTACAGCAGCGTCGACAGCGCGCAGGCGGACATCGCCGCACGCCGAGTCGCGGTCGCGCAGGCGCGCGCCGATGTGGCCCGTCGTAGCGGACTGGTCGCAACCGGTGCGGTGTCGTCCGAGGAACTGGCGCATGCCCGCGCGCAACTGGATGCCGCGGAAGCTGCGCTGTCCGGATCGCAAGGACAGCTGTCGCGCAACCGCGCGCTGGTCGATGCCACCACCGTCGGCAACCAGCCGCAGGTCAAGGCCGCCGCCGCGCAACTGCGCCAGGCCTATTTGAATTTGCAGCGCGCGGCGATCGTCGCGCCGATTTCGGGCTTCGTCGGCAAACGCCAGGTGCAACTCGGCCAGCGCGTGCAGCCGGGCACCACGCTGATGACCGTGGTGCCGCTGGAACAAGTCTGGGTGGAAGCCAATTTCAAGGAAACCCAGTTGCACGCGATGCGCCTGGGCCAGCCGGTCGAACTGACCGCCGATGTCTACGGCGACGACGTGACCTATACCGGCAAGGTGACCAGCCTGGGCCTGGGCACGGGCAGCGCGTTTTCGCTGCTGCCCGCGCAGAACGCCAGCGGCAACTGGATCAAGATCGTGCAGCGCGTGCCGGTGCGCATCGAACTGGATCCGAACCAGGTTGCCGAGCATCCGTTGCGCCTGGGCATGAGCATGTCCGCCGATGTCGCGATCCGCGATCAGGCCGGCAAGACCCTGCCCACCGCATCGCCTGCGAAAACCCTGCTCACCACCCAGGCGTACGCGAAGCAATTGCAGGACGCCGACGCCCGCATCGAAACGATCATCGACCGGAACCTGGCGCAGGGCCGCCGGTCCTGA
- a CDS encoding DUF937 domain-containing protein: protein MSTLTDQIFSQISGAAMQQIGQQLGTGQAQTSGAVAAALPMILGAMGRNTAQPQGAEALLGALGRDHSGAGGIGDILGAVLGGQSSRQADGLGQLGHIFGGQLPRAEAGLGQATGLGGDKAQMLLKILAPIVMAYLAKQMFGGAPSQGAGNAQALGDILGQERAIQQQQGGLGGGLLGAVLDQDGDGEVGLDDLLKMGGSFLGGGR, encoded by the coding sequence ATGTCCACCCTGACCGACCAGATCTTTTCGCAGATTTCCGGTGCCGCCATGCAGCAGATCGGCCAGCAACTCGGCACCGGGCAGGCGCAGACCTCCGGTGCGGTCGCTGCGGCGCTGCCGATGATCCTGGGCGCAATGGGCCGCAACACCGCGCAGCCGCAAGGGGCGGAGGCATTGCTGGGTGCACTCGGTCGCGATCATTCGGGTGCAGGCGGAATCGGCGACATCCTCGGTGCCGTGCTGGGTGGCCAGTCGAGCCGGCAAGCCGACGGCCTTGGCCAGTTGGGCCACATCTTCGGCGGACAGCTGCCGCGTGCAGAGGCCGGTCTCGGCCAAGCCACCGGCCTGGGCGGCGACAAGGCACAAATGCTGCTGAAGATCCTTGCCCCGATCGTGATGGCCTACCTGGCCAAGCAGATGTTCGGCGGCGCGCCATCGCAAGGCGCGGGAAACGCTCAGGCGCTTGGCGACATCCTTGGTCAGGAACGTGCGATCCAGCAGCAGCAAGGCGGCCTCGGCGGCGGCCTACTCGGCGCGGTGCTGGACCAGGACGGCGATGGCGAAGTCGGTCTGGACGATCTGCTGAAGATGGGCGGCTCGTTCCTGGGCGGTGGTCGCTGA
- the rplS gene encoding 50S ribosomal protein L19 produces MNKPSIHTLLQDFETAQVSRKFPDFGPGDTVIVNVKVKEGNRERVQAYEGVVIGKKNAGLNSAFTVRKISHGFGVERVFQTHSAAIDSVTVKRRGDVRAAKLYYLRGLEGKKARIKEDLAGNAKAKAAAQAAAAAEAAAAAE; encoded by the coding sequence ATGAACAAGCCCTCGATCCACACCCTGCTCCAGGACTTCGAAACCGCACAGGTTTCGCGCAAGTTTCCCGACTTCGGCCCCGGCGATACCGTCATCGTCAACGTCAAGGTCAAGGAAGGCAACCGCGAGCGCGTGCAGGCCTACGAAGGCGTGGTCATCGGCAAGAAGAACGCCGGCCTGAACTCCGCGTTCACCGTGCGCAAGATTTCCCACGGCTTCGGCGTGGAGCGCGTGTTCCAGACCCACAGCGCCGCGATCGACTCGGTCACGGTCAAGCGCCGCGGCGACGTCCGTGCCGCCAAGCTGTATTACCTGCGTGGCCTGGAAGGCAAGAAGGCGCGCATCAAGGAAGACCTGGCCGGCAACGCCAAGGCCAAGGCTGCCGCGCAGGCCGCTGCCGCCGCTGAAGCGGCCGCTGCCGCCGAGTAA
- a CDS encoding cytochrome C assembly family protein, producing MTIVLIAAVLYVAAAALLWHSATGDGTPRRGWIPLAVLAVLFHAETHAEAWRLLQGADMHFFAALSLVGLGMTALTTAFGASGRMPALGIVVFPLAAASLLAYRGYGHADNASELGWRLQLHAWMALLAYATLALSAVLAIFLWAQERALRRREFRRWLRALPPLTELESLLFRSITVGFVLLSATLLTGLLFVDDLLAQHLVHKTVLSVLSWLAFGALLLGRWQRGWRGAIAVRWTLAAMALLVLAFFGSKFVLELVLHRTG from the coding sequence ATGACAATCGTTCTCATCGCCGCGGTGCTCTACGTGGCCGCAGCCGCCCTGCTCTGGCACTCCGCCACTGGCGATGGGACGCCGCGCCGCGGCTGGATCCCGCTGGCGGTGCTGGCAGTGCTGTTCCATGCCGAAACCCACGCGGAAGCCTGGCGCCTGCTGCAGGGCGCGGACATGCATTTCTTCGCCGCGCTGTCGCTGGTCGGGCTGGGCATGACCGCCTTGACCACCGCCTTCGGTGCCTCCGGGCGGATGCCGGCGCTCGGGATCGTGGTGTTCCCGCTCGCCGCGGCCAGCCTGCTCGCCTATCGCGGGTACGGCCATGCCGACAACGCGAGCGAGCTCGGCTGGCGGTTGCAACTGCATGCGTGGATGGCCTTGCTGGCTTACGCGACGCTGGCCTTGTCTGCGGTGTTGGCGATCTTCCTTTGGGCGCAGGAACGCGCCCTGCGCCGTCGCGAGTTCCGCCGATGGCTGCGCGCCCTGCCGCCACTCACCGAACTGGAGAGCCTGTTGTTCCGCAGCATCACCGTCGGCTTTGTGCTGCTGAGTGCGACCCTGCTGACCGGTCTGCTGTTCGTCGATGATCTGCTCGCCCAGCACCTGGTCCACAAGACCGTGCTCAGCGTGCTGTCGTGGCTGGCCTTCGGGGCATTGCTGCTGGGTCGTTGGCAACGCGGCTGGCGTGGCGCCATCGCGGTGCGCTGGACCCTGGCGGCGATGGCATTGCTGGTGTTGGCGTTTTTCGGCAGCAAGTTCGTGTTGGAGCTTGTCTTGCACCGGACGGGCTGA
- the ffh gene encoding signal recognition particle protein, producing MFESLTQRLSGTMERLRGRGRLSESNISEAVREVRIALLEADVALPVVQGLIQRIKVRAVGQEVMRSLTPGQVLVRIVRDELALVMGSQATDLNLNVPAPAVILMAGLQGAGKTTTVAKLAKHLKERRKKKVMVVSADVYRPAAIEQLQTLAGQVGALFFPSDASQKPEAIVKAAIIEARKTFADVLIVDTAGRTSIDDAMMAEIKALHAAVNPVETLFVVDSMTGQDAAVTAKHFGEALPLTGVVLTKTDGDARGGAALSVRYITGKPIKFVGVGEKPDALDVFHPDRAAGRILDMGDVLSLVEQVEQQVDHDKAKKLADKVAKGKKFDLNDMRDQLEQMQNMGGLHGLMDKLPGVGALPEAVKQQVTGKEVPRMIAVINSMTKKERRNPDLLNGSRRARVARGSGLTPADVNKVLKQYQQMEKMMGKLGRGGMKGMMRGLSGMMGGRGGMPMR from the coding sequence ATGTTCGAATCCCTGACCCAGCGCCTGTCCGGCACCATGGAACGCCTGCGTGGCCGTGGCCGGCTGTCTGAATCCAACATCAGTGAAGCGGTGCGCGAAGTGCGCATCGCCCTGCTGGAAGCGGACGTGGCGTTGCCGGTCGTGCAGGGATTGATCCAGCGGATCAAGGTGCGAGCGGTCGGCCAGGAAGTGATGCGCTCGCTCACCCCCGGCCAGGTGCTGGTGCGGATCGTCCGCGACGAGCTGGCGCTGGTGATGGGCTCGCAAGCGACCGACCTCAACCTCAACGTACCGGCACCGGCGGTGATCCTGATGGCCGGCCTGCAGGGTGCGGGCAAGACCACCACGGTCGCCAAGCTGGCGAAGCACCTGAAGGAACGCCGCAAGAAGAAGGTGATGGTGGTCAGCGCCGACGTCTATCGCCCGGCCGCGATCGAACAGTTGCAGACGCTCGCGGGGCAGGTCGGCGCGCTGTTCTTCCCGTCCGATGCGTCGCAGAAGCCGGAAGCCATCGTCAAGGCGGCGATCATCGAGGCGCGCAAGACCTTCGCCGATGTCCTCATCGTCGACACCGCCGGCCGCACCAGCATCGATGACGCGATGATGGCCGAGATCAAGGCGCTGCATGCCGCGGTCAACCCGGTCGAAACCCTGTTCGTGGTCGATTCGATGACCGGCCAGGACGCCGCGGTCACCGCCAAGCACTTCGGCGAGGCGCTGCCGCTGACAGGCGTGGTGCTGACCAAGACCGATGGCGATGCGCGCGGTGGCGCGGCGCTGAGCGTGCGTTACATCACCGGCAAGCCGATCAAGTTCGTCGGCGTTGGCGAAAAGCCCGACGCGCTGGATGTGTTCCACCCGGATCGTGCCGCCGGCCGCATCCTCGACATGGGCGACGTGCTCTCGCTGGTCGAGCAGGTCGAGCAGCAGGTCGACCACGACAAGGCGAAAAAGCTCGCCGACAAGGTCGCCAAGGGCAAGAAGTTCGACCTCAACGACATGCGCGACCAGCTCGAGCAGATGCAGAACATGGGCGGCCTGCATGGGCTGATGGACAAGCTGCCCGGCGTCGGCGCGCTGCCGGAAGCGGTCAAGCAGCAGGTCACCGGCAAGGAAGTGCCGCGAATGATCGCGGTCATCAATTCGATGACCAAGAAGGAGCGCCGCAATCCGGATTTGTTGAATGGCTCGCGGCGTGCCCGCGTGGCGCGTGGCTCCGGCCTGACCCCGGCCGACGTCAACAAGGTGCTGAAGCAGTACCAGCAGATGGAAAAAATGATGGGCAAGCTGGGCCGCGGTGGCATGAAGGGGATGATGCGCGGGCTGAGCGGAATGATGGGTGGGCGCGGCGGCATGCCCATGAGGTGA